One window of the Pedobacter ginsengisoli genome contains the following:
- the atpG gene encoding ATP synthase F1 subunit gamma: MANLKEVRIRIASVQSTQQITKAMKMVSAAKLKRATNAIIQLRPYATKLKEILGNLSASLEGSSSPFIQEREPNKVLIVVVSSNRGLAGAFNMNVIKATNNLIAEKYSEQLKNGNVSIVAIGKKSQDFFEKRNYNVIGNNNEVYSELTFENVTKITDAIMEGFAKGEYDRVELVYNRFKNAAVQILTTEQLIPLTSGQEATEEKSTNVDYILEPSQEEIVEQLIPKSIKIQLYKAVLDSHASEHGARMTSMDKATENAGDLLKALKLSYNQARQAAITTELTEIVSGAAALNG, from the coding sequence GGCTGCTAAATTGAAACGTGCGACTAATGCTATCATACAGTTACGCCCTTATGCTACCAAGCTAAAAGAAATCTTAGGAAATCTTTCAGCTAGTTTAGAGGGATCATCATCACCTTTTATACAAGAGCGTGAACCTAACAAGGTTTTGATTGTTGTAGTTTCTTCTAACCGTGGTTTGGCTGGAGCGTTTAATATGAACGTAATTAAAGCTACTAATAATTTAATTGCCGAGAAGTATAGCGAACAGTTAAAAAATGGTAATGTAAGTATTGTAGCTATAGGTAAGAAATCTCAGGATTTCTTTGAGAAACGTAACTACAACGTAATTGGCAACAATAACGAGGTATATTCAGAACTTACTTTTGAAAATGTAACCAAGATCACTGATGCCATTATGGAAGGCTTTGCCAAAGGTGAGTATGATAGAGTTGAATTGGTTTACAACAGATTTAAAAATGCTGCTGTTCAAATTTTAACTACTGAACAACTGATTCCTTTAACCAGTGGTCAAGAAGCTACAGAAGAGAAGTCTACAAATGTGGATTATATTTTAGAACCTTCTCAGGAGGAAATAGTTGAGCAGTTAATACCTAAGTCAATTAAAATTCAATTGTATAAAGCCGTATTGGACTCTCATGCTTCTGAGCATGGTGCCCGTATGACATCGATGGATAAAGCGACTGAAAATGCCGGAGATTTATTGAAAGCTTTAAAACTTTCATACAACCAGGCTCGTCAGGCTGCAATTACAACAGAGCTTACAGAGATTGTAAGTGGTGCAGCTGCCTTAAACGGATAG